One window from the genome of Oncorhynchus kisutch isolate 150728-3 linkage group LG21, Okis_V2, whole genome shotgun sequence encodes:
- the LOC109866226 gene encoding uncharacterized protein LOC109866226 isoform X1 yields the protein MMHVFECFVTWILLAVPVTGLFQSPSSKPSSHPDGGLRSECLWNIMRLTLDEALAVGSQLEIAVINGTEIIPLSPTLAAQCGYSMDSDPWGNTKVFVSLLGCYVDNQADETFNLGLRFQMYGDGLSKKIQHDVTETCSYSRWASREILCDRNYMEVSTLMVTPEVPVTMDGQKVQETWQDAIPDAVAPNSIWKMTFHTPDSKVMVLKDAHRAGYGAMTTPTRLVLRSPYNMPETYAEEVAGVPMEVFSVSTYYKQVRRLAIIVSAAACPTGGLVFTDEVITWYVPRRIPPLISSAFKILETHMGIDGQRLDKTMMAIRRYKLSITESHVVIELPVGSPDGYYKSHAPDYSYHITYTVEPMLELLWRAEDTRADTRYKVLFPITTPLMPRPPHVTESIVPEQKVFNVLLGTFLHDVSLLNITFTTGVLTVTECNARGFDFQEHRFANSSKTFSLQVPFSDEVVLKHNPNPLTTVYFLPLVFGLLILPEQIPFPHPAELEASLEDVVLPTTTGFCDQDNFYISVKYGSQGDNFQIMMLHAGSWRELDTELYSLTDNNTHVSIVVPYTAPDTVFETVQSDSIRARVDLLLLETPNMWQLNDLSLACYFPLTMTECYPNGTVTALAVKVESVRNLNPKYLTLSDQSCKPVFSNDRFAFFSFNLNSCGTTRTFFDNVMAYENEISMHHSMGKHKSRKGLINPDYRHTVSCYYLVNDTETMAFRTRPRNSDPKADPGVGQLVVQMRLAQEVSYDLFYQTEDYPVVKYLQQPLYFEVELMWSTDPRIALVLENCWATLHEDRTTLPSWDLIVKRCENLDDRYIVFHPVVADARIHIPAHVKRFSVKMFTFTTDETVLKEQIFVHCDADLCDTTKPDGICSGQCASPLWNAKPLKPTGSRRGRRAADISQHQISSGPILLSDSSNFV from the exons atgatgcatgtttttgaatgtTT TGTGACATGGATTTTGCTAGCTGTCCCAGTCACTGGTCTGTTCCAGAGTCCTAGTTCCAAGCCCAGTTCACATCCAG ATGGTGGTTTGAGGTCTGAGTGCCTTTGGAATATCATGAGGCTAACATTGGACGAAGCTCTGGCTGTGGGGAGCCAGCTAGAAATTGCTGTCATCA ATGGCACTGAAATTATACCGTTGTCGCCCACCTTGGCTGCCCAGTGTGGATACAGCATGGACTCTGACCCTTGGGGGAACACAAAAGTCTTTGTGTCCTTGTTGGGCTGTTATGTTGACAACCAG GCGGATGAGACATTTAACCTTGGCCTGCGATTCCAAATGTATGGCGATGGCCTGTCAAAGAAGATCCAGCATGACGTGACCGAGACATGCAGCTACTCCCGCTGGGCGTCCCGGGAAATTCTCTGTGACAGGAACTACATGGAG GTGTCAACCCTCATGGTCACTCCAGAAGTCCCAGTCACCATGGATGGCCAGAAAGTTCAAGAGACCTGGCAGGATGCCATCCCTGAC GCCGTTGCGCCAAACAGCATCTGGAAGATGACATTTCACACCCCTGACTCGAAGGTCATGGTGCTGAAGGATGCTCACCGAGCTGGCTACGGTGCAATGACTACCCCAACAAGACTGGTGTTGCGAAGCCCCTACAACATGCCGGAGACCTACGCTGAAGAA GTGGCAGGAGTTCCCATGGAGGTCTTCAGTGTGTCCACTTACTACAAGCAGGTTCGCAGGCTGGCCATCATAGTTTCGGCTGCTGCCTGTCCTACAG GTGGCTTGGTCTTCACTGATGAGGTGATCACCTGGTACGTGCCTCGCCGCATCCCCCCGCTGATCTCTAGCGCCTTCAAGATCCTGGAGACTCACATGGGCATCGATGGCCAGAGGTTGGACAAAACCATGATGGCCATCAGACGCTACAAGCTGTCAATCACAGAGTCCCATGTTGTCATTGAGCTTCCTGTGGGGTCACCTGATGGCTACTACAAG AGTCACGCCCCAGATTATTCATACCACATAACCTACACTGTTGAACCCATGCTTGAGTTGCTGTGGAGGGCAGAAGACACACGGGCTGACACGCGATATAAAGTCCTCTTTCCCATCACTACCCCTCTGATGCCCAGACCTCCACATGTTACTGAAA GCATAGTTCCTGAGCAGAAGGTGTTCAACGTCCTCTTAGGGACCTTCCTCCATGATGTGTCGCTGCTGAACATTACTTTCACTACTGGGGTGCTGACTGTCACGGAGTGCAATGCCAGAGGTTTTGACTTTCAGGAGCACCGCTTCGCCAACAGCTCAAAGACCTTCTCGCTACAAGTGCCCTTCTCAGATGAAGTTGTCCTGAAACAT AACCCTAATCCCTTGACAACTGTCTACTTCCTCCCTCTGGTCTTCGGTCTGCTCATCCTGCCTGAACAAATCCCATTCCCCCACCCTGCAGAGCTGGAGGCCTCCCTGGAAGATGTTG TTCTTCCCACGACCACTGGATTCTGTGACCAGGACAATTTCTACATTTCTGTCAAATATGGGAGCCAAGGGGATAACTTCCAGATCATGATGCTTCATGCTGGTTCATGGAGGGAGCTAGACACTGAGCTGTATAGTCTCACTGACAACAACACTCACGTCAGTATCGTAGTGCCGTACACCGCTCCTGATACAGTTTTTGAG acGGTGCAGTCTGACTCTATCAGAGCCAGAGTAGACTTGTTGCTCTTGGAGACCCCTAACATGTGGCAACTCAACGACCTCTCGCTTGCCTGCTACTTCCCCTTGACCATGACTG AGTGCTACCCCAATGGCACAGTGACTGCACTGGCAGTGAAGGTGGAATCTGTTCGCAACCTAAACCCCAAATACCTGACCTTGAGTGACCAGTCATGTAAACCGGTCTTCAGCAATGACCGCTTTGCCTTCTTCTCCTTCAACCTCaactcctgtggcaccaccagaACA TTCTTCGACAATGTCATGGCGTACGAGAATGAAATCTCCATGCACCACAGCATGGGCAAACATAAAAGTAGGAAAGGTCTAATCAATCCAGACTATCG GCACACAGTCTCCTGCTACTACCTGGTCAACGACACTGAGACCATGGCATTCCGTACTAGGCCAAGGAACAGCGACCCCAAGGCTGATCCTGGAGTGGGACAACTAGTGGTCCAAATGAGACTAGCCCAGG AGGTTTCTTATGACTTATTCTACCAAACTGAGGACTACCCAGTGGTGAAGTACTTGCAACAGCCTCTGTATTTTGAAGTGGAGCTGATGTGGTCTACTGACCCTCGGATTGCACTGGTCTTGGAGAACTGCTGGGCAACTCTACATGAGGACAGGACCACTCTACCTAGCTGGGACCTCATTGTGAAACG TTGTGAGAATCTTGATGACCGCTACATAGTCTTCCATCCAGTTGTTGCAGACGCCAGGATTCATATACCCGCTCATGTCAAACGCTTCTCAGTCAAGATGTTCACCTTCACCACGGATGAGACAGTCCTGAAAGAACAG ATCTTTGTTCATTGTGATGCAGACCTCTGCGACACCACCAAACCTGATGGCATCTGCTCTGGCCAGTGTGCAAGCCCCCTTTGGAACGCAAAGCCTCTCAAACCAACTGGCTCAAGAAGAG GTCGCAGAGCTGCAGACATCAGCCAGCATCAGATCTCATCTGGACCTATTCTTCTGTCTGACTCATCCAACTTTGTTTAG
- the LOC109866226 gene encoding uncharacterized protein LOC109866226 isoform X2 produces MRLTLDEALAVGSQLEIAVINGTEIIPLSPTLAAQCGYSMDSDPWGNTKVFVSLLGCYVDNQADETFNLGLRFQMYGDGLSKKIQHDVTETCSYSRWASREILCDRNYMEVSTLMVTPEVPVTMDGQKVQETWQDAIPDAVAPNSIWKMTFHTPDSKVMVLKDAHRAGYGAMTTPTRLVLRSPYNMPETYAEEVAGVPMEVFSVSTYYKQVRRLAIIVSAAACPTGGLVFTDEVITWYVPRRIPPLISSAFKILETHMGIDGQRLDKTMMAIRRYKLSITESHVVIELPVGSPDGYYKSHAPDYSYHITYTVEPMLELLWRAEDTRADTRYKVLFPITTPLMPRPPHVTESIVPEQKVFNVLLGTFLHDVSLLNITFTTGVLTVTECNARGFDFQEHRFANSSKTFSLQVPFSDEVVLKHNPNPLTTVYFLPLVFGLLILPEQIPFPHPAELEASLEDVVLPTTTGFCDQDNFYISVKYGSQGDNFQIMMLHAGSWRELDTELYSLTDNNTHVSIVVPYTAPDTVFETVQSDSIRARVDLLLLETPNMWQLNDLSLACYFPLTMTECYPNGTVTALAVKVESVRNLNPKYLTLSDQSCKPVFSNDRFAFFSFNLNSCGTTRTFFDNVMAYENEISMHHSMGKHKSRKGLINPDYRHTVSCYYLVNDTETMAFRTRPRNSDPKADPGVGQLVVQMRLAQEVSYDLFYQTEDYPVVKYLQQPLYFEVELMWSTDPRIALVLENCWATLHEDRTTLPSWDLIVKRCENLDDRYIVFHPVVADARIHIPAHVKRFSVKMFTFTTDETVLKEQIFVHCDADLCDTTKPDGICSGQCASPLWNAKPLKPTGSRRGRRAADISQHQISSGPILLSDSSNFV; encoded by the exons ATGAGGCTAACATTGGACGAAGCTCTGGCTGTGGGGAGCCAGCTAGAAATTGCTGTCATCA ATGGCACTGAAATTATACCGTTGTCGCCCACCTTGGCTGCCCAGTGTGGATACAGCATGGACTCTGACCCTTGGGGGAACACAAAAGTCTTTGTGTCCTTGTTGGGCTGTTATGTTGACAACCAG GCGGATGAGACATTTAACCTTGGCCTGCGATTCCAAATGTATGGCGATGGCCTGTCAAAGAAGATCCAGCATGACGTGACCGAGACATGCAGCTACTCCCGCTGGGCGTCCCGGGAAATTCTCTGTGACAGGAACTACATGGAG GTGTCAACCCTCATGGTCACTCCAGAAGTCCCAGTCACCATGGATGGCCAGAAAGTTCAAGAGACCTGGCAGGATGCCATCCCTGAC GCCGTTGCGCCAAACAGCATCTGGAAGATGACATTTCACACCCCTGACTCGAAGGTCATGGTGCTGAAGGATGCTCACCGAGCTGGCTACGGTGCAATGACTACCCCAACAAGACTGGTGTTGCGAAGCCCCTACAACATGCCGGAGACCTACGCTGAAGAA GTGGCAGGAGTTCCCATGGAGGTCTTCAGTGTGTCCACTTACTACAAGCAGGTTCGCAGGCTGGCCATCATAGTTTCGGCTGCTGCCTGTCCTACAG GTGGCTTGGTCTTCACTGATGAGGTGATCACCTGGTACGTGCCTCGCCGCATCCCCCCGCTGATCTCTAGCGCCTTCAAGATCCTGGAGACTCACATGGGCATCGATGGCCAGAGGTTGGACAAAACCATGATGGCCATCAGACGCTACAAGCTGTCAATCACAGAGTCCCATGTTGTCATTGAGCTTCCTGTGGGGTCACCTGATGGCTACTACAAG AGTCACGCCCCAGATTATTCATACCACATAACCTACACTGTTGAACCCATGCTTGAGTTGCTGTGGAGGGCAGAAGACACACGGGCTGACACGCGATATAAAGTCCTCTTTCCCATCACTACCCCTCTGATGCCCAGACCTCCACATGTTACTGAAA GCATAGTTCCTGAGCAGAAGGTGTTCAACGTCCTCTTAGGGACCTTCCTCCATGATGTGTCGCTGCTGAACATTACTTTCACTACTGGGGTGCTGACTGTCACGGAGTGCAATGCCAGAGGTTTTGACTTTCAGGAGCACCGCTTCGCCAACAGCTCAAAGACCTTCTCGCTACAAGTGCCCTTCTCAGATGAAGTTGTCCTGAAACAT AACCCTAATCCCTTGACAACTGTCTACTTCCTCCCTCTGGTCTTCGGTCTGCTCATCCTGCCTGAACAAATCCCATTCCCCCACCCTGCAGAGCTGGAGGCCTCCCTGGAAGATGTTG TTCTTCCCACGACCACTGGATTCTGTGACCAGGACAATTTCTACATTTCTGTCAAATATGGGAGCCAAGGGGATAACTTCCAGATCATGATGCTTCATGCTGGTTCATGGAGGGAGCTAGACACTGAGCTGTATAGTCTCACTGACAACAACACTCACGTCAGTATCGTAGTGCCGTACACCGCTCCTGATACAGTTTTTGAG acGGTGCAGTCTGACTCTATCAGAGCCAGAGTAGACTTGTTGCTCTTGGAGACCCCTAACATGTGGCAACTCAACGACCTCTCGCTTGCCTGCTACTTCCCCTTGACCATGACTG AGTGCTACCCCAATGGCACAGTGACTGCACTGGCAGTGAAGGTGGAATCTGTTCGCAACCTAAACCCCAAATACCTGACCTTGAGTGACCAGTCATGTAAACCGGTCTTCAGCAATGACCGCTTTGCCTTCTTCTCCTTCAACCTCaactcctgtggcaccaccagaACA TTCTTCGACAATGTCATGGCGTACGAGAATGAAATCTCCATGCACCACAGCATGGGCAAACATAAAAGTAGGAAAGGTCTAATCAATCCAGACTATCG GCACACAGTCTCCTGCTACTACCTGGTCAACGACACTGAGACCATGGCATTCCGTACTAGGCCAAGGAACAGCGACCCCAAGGCTGATCCTGGAGTGGGACAACTAGTGGTCCAAATGAGACTAGCCCAGG AGGTTTCTTATGACTTATTCTACCAAACTGAGGACTACCCAGTGGTGAAGTACTTGCAACAGCCTCTGTATTTTGAAGTGGAGCTGATGTGGTCTACTGACCCTCGGATTGCACTGGTCTTGGAGAACTGCTGGGCAACTCTACATGAGGACAGGACCACTCTACCTAGCTGGGACCTCATTGTGAAACG TTGTGAGAATCTTGATGACCGCTACATAGTCTTCCATCCAGTTGTTGCAGACGCCAGGATTCATATACCCGCTCATGTCAAACGCTTCTCAGTCAAGATGTTCACCTTCACCACGGATGAGACAGTCCTGAAAGAACAG ATCTTTGTTCATTGTGATGCAGACCTCTGCGACACCACCAAACCTGATGGCATCTGCTCTGGCCAGTGTGCAAGCCCCCTTTGGAACGCAAAGCCTCTCAAACCAACTGGCTCAAGAAGAG GTCGCAGAGCTGCAGACATCAGCCAGCATCAGATCTCATCTGGACCTATTCTTCTGTCTGACTCATCCAACTTTGTTTAG